From Deltaproteobacteria bacterium HGW-Deltaproteobacteria-6:
CTTAAGTGCCATGTATAGCTTTGCACTTTTCAGCATTTCGCCTAATTTTTTTACTTTTGCATCAGTTTCTTTTTGAGCTTTTTCGAGATCGTCCTTTTCTTTTTTAACGTTTTTAATTCGCATGGGATCTTTAGCAGATTTTATATCTCGGATAACATCAACGCATCTACTTCTTAAAGAACCTATTTTCTGCTCAAATCTCAACTGAATATCCTTGATTTCATTAGTTAGCTCAACCAACCGCTTTGTAGGATCTTCCGGAATATCGTAAATCAAATTATATTTCTTAGCGAATGTATCTGCTATTAATCTTTCGCCATTTTTATCTCTTACAATAATATCTTTTGTTTTAAAATCTGGTTTCTCTGCTGTAAGTTCAATCTGATTATTTCCGTCGGTAATAGCTATTTTAAAACTGATATTATGATGTTCACTGTTCATTAAATTATCCATTTTTTCCTGTAAGGCCGGCTTGATTCTTCTATTTTTTGTGCCATAAAAGCTAAGTGCCAATATATGCAATAGCGTGCTCTTCCCAACTGAGTTTGGTCCTTCTATATAAACTAAATTGGGCAACTCGTTTGGAATCAGATCAGGTCTATATGTATCAATTCTTCCATCGTAATCTGTTTTCAAGGCATAATCATATTTAATCATCACTCTTTTCCTTTATTTCAGCATCAATAAGACATTTTATTATTTCATTATTGTCCAATCCATCAAAAATATATCTAATAATATCCTTTTCTTTTTTCCCATCAAAAAGCCCTATAACAAATTCCATCGACGGCTTGTTGTCTTCCATATGCACCCCTCACTTTATTATTCTTCAAATACACCTGCATAGGATAAAGGAAATTTTAATATCCTCAATTGTGATAAATTGTGGATATTCCCTATAGCAAACCCTTTTTGTAGCCCTTCTAATTCATCACTTGACATTCCAAAAACGTGAGATCTTGAAGTTGAATAATCTGACTTAAAAAATATTTTCGTGTTAATAACGCTGCTAAGTCCTGTCGGTATATCATTAGCGTTCTGAGACGAGAATATTACACCTATCTTTTGACTTCGTCCTTGACGACAAATAGTGTCTAAATCGCCCAATGCATCCTGTGCTGCATTAGAATTATAAAAATTGTGCACTTCATCAATTATTATCAGAACTGGTATTTTTTCTTCATTTTTTGAGTTCGCTTCCACTATCTTATGCAATAAATGTCGAAGCATTATGGAACCAAATTCCATGCCTTTACTACCTACATTTATAACAGACATTTTACCCCTAACTAATATATCTGATTCTGTCAGTATTTTAGCATCAGTGTTGTCAAAGAAACTGCTTGCATTGACAATCGATCTTTGTAGATTATTAAACGTTGCAGAATGAAGGGGTATTACTAATTGATCTTCCCGCGAATTCAATGATGGAAAGCGTCTATCTTCTTCTTCCCCGACATCAATGAAGTAATTGACAAAATCATTAAACGTACCGCTTGGCTCTTTGAGTCTTCTTTGCCAGTATCTAAAAATGTCTGGCAAATGTTGCGCCCCAACATCAGATACCCCTTGCAATAATCCTGTTAATGCTTCTGGTTCTATATCATGAACGCTCAATGTAATTTTTTCAAAACATTCCCCATCAATTCCCTGATAGTAATTAATGTTAGTATTTG
This genomic window contains:
- a CDS encoding DUF853 domain-containing protein → MGWIVIGEEKGRIKLISRKEEDGLLPKGSYLTIEREDSKFILRVDDSSQIEPYAPSPMIIDMDLSGLIQDQKCQNLIFAYRVKDISKRTDGKIDYIPPQSVARKSNQEEIDQAMGVSDDGPKVFLATVHAGNNQLLMDENRKYITTSLPLDMFFHQMLICGKTGSGKTVATKYLAQYFVEKYEGSVLAINVKDVDFLKMNRASQTSNAQVIKEWEVLRQKAHGIKNNIVYYPANTNINYYQGIDGECFEKITLSVHDIEPEALTGLLQGVSDVGAQHLPDIFRYWQRRLKEPSGTFNDFVNYFIDVGEEEDRRFPSLNSREDQLVIPLHSATFNNLQRSIVNASSFFDNTDAKILTESDILVRGKMSVINVGSKGMEFGSIMLRHLLHKIVEANSKNEEKIPVLIIIDEVHNFYNSNAAQDALGDLDTICRQGRSQKIGVIFSSQNANDIPTGLSSVINTKIFFKSDYSTSRSHVFGMSSDELEGLQKGFAIGNIHNLSQLRILKFPLSYAGVFEE